In the genome of Geotrypetes seraphini chromosome 14, aGeoSer1.1, whole genome shotgun sequence, one region contains:
- the DIS3L gene encoding DIS3-like exonuclease 1 isoform X1 codes for MHKTEKLLLLRTYKGKAVRVVREHYLREDVPCSVALCQAACANEGKVLSADLTHYLVPDWRVVQDYLEILEFPEMRGVIFMQTACQAVQHQRGRRQYNRLRALLRDARRECILFANEFQHYSYLPRESGESIEKWQTRCIYNASVWYYHHCHGQMPVVMVTEDDEAIEAYGSETGGVFVISFRDYLESFWPDLKAAHELHESILQSQRERESESQENHGKEYPEHLPLEVLEAGIKSGRYIQGILNVNKHRAQSEAFVRLQGTSNKKADLQSDVFIHSSRARNRAIHGDVVAVELLPRAEWKGRTGALSDSEIEEKAGESHAEPMPTGRVVGVIQKNWRDYVATFPAKEETQSQGKNALKILVTPWDYRIPKIRISTQQAETLQDWRVVVRIDSWDSTSLYPNGHFVRLLGRIGDLEAETATILVENSISVAPFSEAQMREMPVNTPEEPWRVIPDEQPVRTDLRDTHLVFSIDPKGCEDVDDTLSVRTLANKNLELGVHIADVTHFVAANSYTDIEARARATTYYLADRRYDMLPSILSADLCSLLGGADRYAVSIMWELARDTYEIKKVWYGRTMIRSAYKLFYEAAQQLLDGDLTVVDEIPELQALDSEARQERLKELLWAVGKLTEIARHMRAKRDICGALELEGVEVRVQLDEQKNIDDLIPKQPLEVHETVAECMILANHWVATKIYESFPHQALLRLHPPPRQEFFSELRECAEAKGFIINTRSNKALADSLDKANDPADPLVNKLLRSMATQAMSNAQYFSSGSCPEDGFHHYGLALDKYTHFTSPIRRYADIVVHRLLMAAVLKDKKVDVRETLFGHKDLEELSAHINARNRAAQHAQKQSTELFQCMYFRDKNPESDERCVTDAIIYSLRTNGALLFLPRYGIKGAAYLRSKEGAVIMCLPDGHCEWRPGSLQRFQNRIVSITSDGSSTSFTLFDHVTVRISVQFSRCHAARIQLEIICNQPYQAPTAELSEQSSSLLKTDLVKEVTRSVEEAQLAQEEAALKGVREELQEYCQSQGQSLYQLLEEVRNLALSDVSAA; via the exons ATGCACAAGACGGAGAAGCTGCTGCTCCTGCGCACCTACAAGGGCAAGGCGGTGCGCGTGGTGCGGGAGCATTACCTGCGCGAGGACGTGCCCTGCTCCGTCGCCCTCTGCCAGGCCGCGTGCGCCAACG AGGGCAAAGTGCTGTCAGCAGATTTGACTCATTACCTCGTTCCTGACTGGAGGGTTGTGCAGGATTACTTGGAGATCCTCGAGTTCCCAGAGATGAGAGGGGTGATTTTCATGCAGACAGCATGTCAAGCTGTCCAGCACCAGAGGGGACGCAG GCAATACAACAGACTGCGTGCTCTGCTGAGGGATGCACGTCGGGAGTGTATTTTGTTTGCTAATGAGTTCCAGCATTATTCCTACTTGCCGAGAGAAAGCGGAGAGTCCATTGAGAAGTGGCAAACCAG gtGCATCTATAACGCCTCTGTCTGGTACTACCATCACTGTCATGGCCAGATGCCTGTTGTCATGGTGACGGAGGATGACGAAGCCATCGAAGCCTATGGAAGCGAGACTGGGGGAGTGTTCGTAATCTCATTCAGG GATTATCTGGAAAGCTTCTGGCCGGACCTGAAAGCGGCACATGAGCTCCACGAGTCCATCCTGCAAAGCCAGCGAGAGAGGGAGAGCGAGAGCCAGGAAAACCATGGGAAGGAATATCCAGAGCACCTTCCCCTGGAAGTGCTAGAAGCTGGAATCAAATCGGGAAGATACATACAG GGGATTCTTAACGTCAACAAACATAGAGCGCAGTCAGAAGCTTTTGTTCGACTCCAAGGAACCAGCAACAAGAAAGCAG ACCTGCAGAGCGATGTCTTCATTCACAGCAGCCGAGCTCGGAACCGTGCGATCCATGGCGATGTGGTGGCTGTGGAGTTACTTCCCAGAGCAGAATGGAAAGGAAGGACTGGTGCCCTGAGTGACAGTGAAATTGAGGAGAAAGCGGGCGAGTCCCATGCTGAGCCGATGCCAACAG GCAGAGTAGTGGGCGTCATTCAGAAGAACTGGCGAGACTATGTGGCAACCTTTCCAGCcaaagaagaaacacagtctCAAGGCAAAAATGCCCTGAAGATCCTCGTTACTCCGTGGGATTATAGAATTCCTAAAATCCGGATTAGTACACAGCAAGCCGAGACTCTGCAG GACTGGAGGGTTGTGGTGCGGATTGATTCTTGGGACTCCACCTCTCTCTACCCCAATGGACACTTTGTGCGGCTCTTGGGAAGAATTGGGGATCTAGAAGCAGAAACTGCTACTATCCTTGTAGAAAACAGTATCTCGGTCGCCCCTTTCTCAGAGGCCCAG ATGCGTGAGATGCCTGTTAATACCCCAGAGGAACCTTGGCGGGTAATTCCAGACGAGCAGCCTGTGCGCACAGACTTGAGGGACACTCACTTGGTGTTCAGCATTGACCCAAAGGGCTGTGAGGACGTAGATGATACGCTGTCTGTTAGAACTCTGGCCAATAAGAACCTGGAACTGGGTGTCCATATCGCAGACGTGACTCACTTTGTGGCAGCAAACTCTTACACAGACATTGAAGCTCGAGCAAG GGCTACGACATACTATCTAGCAGACCGCCGCTATGATATGCTCCCTTCCATCCTAAGCGCGGACTTGTGCTCCCTCCTTGGAGGTGCAGACAG GTATGCAGTAAGCATCATGTGGGAGTTGGCTAGAGACACATATGAAATAAAGAAGGTTTGGTATGGAAGAACCATGATTCGCTCTGCGTATAAGCTCTTCTATGAAGCAGCACAGCAGCTGCTGGATGGTGACTTAACTGTTGTGGATGAGATCCCAGAACTGCAGGCCCTGGACAGTGAAGCGAGACAAGAAAGGTTGAAGGAGCTGCTGTGGGCTGTGGGCAAGTTGACAGAGATTGCACGCCACATGCGGGCCAAGCGGGACATTTGTGGCGCTCTGGAGCTGGAGGGAGTAGAGGTCCGTGTGCAGCTGGATGAGCAGAAAAACATCGATGACCTAATTCCTAAGCAGCCCCTAGAGGTGCATGAGACCGTTGCTGAATGCATGATACTTGCCAACCATTGGGTGGCTACCAAGATCTACGAGAGTTTCCCTCACCAAGCCCTGCTGCGGCTGCATCCACCTCCACGTCAGGAGTTCTTTTCTGAATTACGAGAGTGCGCCGAAGCCAAAGGCTTCATCATCAATACACG GTCTAACAAAGCTTTGGCTGATTCACTGGATAAAGCAAATGACCCAGCAGATCCCCTTGTAAATAAACTCCTGCGATCTATGGCCACACAGGCTATGTCCAATGCTCAGTATTTCTCTTCAGGCTCCTGCCCAGAGGATGGGTTCCATCATTACG GCCTTGCCTTGGATAAGTACACTCACTTCACATCCCCCATTAGGAGGTATGCAGACATCGTAGTGCACAGGCTGCTCATGGCTGCTGTCTTAAAAGACAAAAAGGTGGACGTCAGGGAGACTCTGTTTGGTCACAAAGACCTGGAGGAGCTAAGTGCGCACATCAATGCCAGGAACCGG GCTGCGCAGCATGCCCAGAAACAGTCTACAGAGCTCTTCCAGTGCATGTATTTCAGAGACAAGAACCCCGAGAGCGATGAGCGCTGTGTGACCGATGCCATTATTTACTCTCTCCGGACCAATGGCGCACTGCTCTTTCTACCCAG GTACGGCATTAAGGGTGCAGCATATCTGAGGAGCAAAGAGGGTGCAGTCATCATGTGCCTGCCTGATGGGCACTGTGAGTGGAGACCAGGGTCCCTTCAGCGCTTTCAAAACCGAATCGTCTCAATCACCTCTGACGGCAGCTCTACCTCTTTCACGCTTTTTGATCACGTGACA GTGCGAATATCGGTACAGTTTTCCCGCTGCCATGCAGCCAGAATCCAGTTGGAGATCATCTGTAACCAGCCATACCAGGCCCCCACAGCTGAGCTTTCAGAGCAGAGCTCTTCTCTTCTGAAAACAGATTTGGTGAAAGAAGTGACCCGTTCAGTTGAGGAAGCGCAGCTGGCTCAGGAAGAAGCTGCTCTGAAAGGAGTGCGGGAAGAGTTACAAGAATACTGCCAGTCCCAGGGACAGAGTCTCTACCAGCTGCTGGAGGAAGTCAGGAACCTGGCTTTATCGGATGTGTCTGCTGCCTAA
- the DIS3L gene encoding DIS3-like exonuclease 1 isoform X2, whose product MLSRCQQDWRVVVRIDSWDSTSLYPNGHFVRLLGRIGDLEAETATILVENSISVAPFSEAQMREMPVNTPEEPWRVIPDEQPVRTDLRDTHLVFSIDPKGCEDVDDTLSVRTLANKNLELGVHIADVTHFVAANSYTDIEARARATTYYLADRRYDMLPSILSADLCSLLGGADRYAVSIMWELARDTYEIKKVWYGRTMIRSAYKLFYEAAQQLLDGDLTVVDEIPELQALDSEARQERLKELLWAVGKLTEIARHMRAKRDICGALELEGVEVRVQLDEQKNIDDLIPKQPLEVHETVAECMILANHWVATKIYESFPHQALLRLHPPPRQEFFSELRECAEAKGFIINTRSNKALADSLDKANDPADPLVNKLLRSMATQAMSNAQYFSSGSCPEDGFHHYGLALDKYTHFTSPIRRYADIVVHRLLMAAVLKDKKVDVRETLFGHKDLEELSAHINARNRAAQHAQKQSTELFQCMYFRDKNPESDERCVTDAIIYSLRTNGALLFLPRYGIKGAAYLRSKEGAVIMCLPDGHCEWRPGSLQRFQNRIVSITSDGSSTSFTLFDHVTVRISVQFSRCHAARIQLEIICNQPYQAPTAELSEQSSSLLKTDLVKEVTRSVEEAQLAQEEAALKGVREELQEYCQSQGQSLYQLLEEVRNLALSDVSAA is encoded by the exons ATGCTGAGCCGATGCCAACAG GACTGGAGGGTTGTGGTGCGGATTGATTCTTGGGACTCCACCTCTCTCTACCCCAATGGACACTTTGTGCGGCTCTTGGGAAGAATTGGGGATCTAGAAGCAGAAACTGCTACTATCCTTGTAGAAAACAGTATCTCGGTCGCCCCTTTCTCAGAGGCCCAG ATGCGTGAGATGCCTGTTAATACCCCAGAGGAACCTTGGCGGGTAATTCCAGACGAGCAGCCTGTGCGCACAGACTTGAGGGACACTCACTTGGTGTTCAGCATTGACCCAAAGGGCTGTGAGGACGTAGATGATACGCTGTCTGTTAGAACTCTGGCCAATAAGAACCTGGAACTGGGTGTCCATATCGCAGACGTGACTCACTTTGTGGCAGCAAACTCTTACACAGACATTGAAGCTCGAGCAAG GGCTACGACATACTATCTAGCAGACCGCCGCTATGATATGCTCCCTTCCATCCTAAGCGCGGACTTGTGCTCCCTCCTTGGAGGTGCAGACAG GTATGCAGTAAGCATCATGTGGGAGTTGGCTAGAGACACATATGAAATAAAGAAGGTTTGGTATGGAAGAACCATGATTCGCTCTGCGTATAAGCTCTTCTATGAAGCAGCACAGCAGCTGCTGGATGGTGACTTAACTGTTGTGGATGAGATCCCAGAACTGCAGGCCCTGGACAGTGAAGCGAGACAAGAAAGGTTGAAGGAGCTGCTGTGGGCTGTGGGCAAGTTGACAGAGATTGCACGCCACATGCGGGCCAAGCGGGACATTTGTGGCGCTCTGGAGCTGGAGGGAGTAGAGGTCCGTGTGCAGCTGGATGAGCAGAAAAACATCGATGACCTAATTCCTAAGCAGCCCCTAGAGGTGCATGAGACCGTTGCTGAATGCATGATACTTGCCAACCATTGGGTGGCTACCAAGATCTACGAGAGTTTCCCTCACCAAGCCCTGCTGCGGCTGCATCCACCTCCACGTCAGGAGTTCTTTTCTGAATTACGAGAGTGCGCCGAAGCCAAAGGCTTCATCATCAATACACG GTCTAACAAAGCTTTGGCTGATTCACTGGATAAAGCAAATGACCCAGCAGATCCCCTTGTAAATAAACTCCTGCGATCTATGGCCACACAGGCTATGTCCAATGCTCAGTATTTCTCTTCAGGCTCCTGCCCAGAGGATGGGTTCCATCATTACG GCCTTGCCTTGGATAAGTACACTCACTTCACATCCCCCATTAGGAGGTATGCAGACATCGTAGTGCACAGGCTGCTCATGGCTGCTGTCTTAAAAGACAAAAAGGTGGACGTCAGGGAGACTCTGTTTGGTCACAAAGACCTGGAGGAGCTAAGTGCGCACATCAATGCCAGGAACCGG GCTGCGCAGCATGCCCAGAAACAGTCTACAGAGCTCTTCCAGTGCATGTATTTCAGAGACAAGAACCCCGAGAGCGATGAGCGCTGTGTGACCGATGCCATTATTTACTCTCTCCGGACCAATGGCGCACTGCTCTTTCTACCCAG GTACGGCATTAAGGGTGCAGCATATCTGAGGAGCAAAGAGGGTGCAGTCATCATGTGCCTGCCTGATGGGCACTGTGAGTGGAGACCAGGGTCCCTTCAGCGCTTTCAAAACCGAATCGTCTCAATCACCTCTGACGGCAGCTCTACCTCTTTCACGCTTTTTGATCACGTGACA GTGCGAATATCGGTACAGTTTTCCCGCTGCCATGCAGCCAGAATCCAGTTGGAGATCATCTGTAACCAGCCATACCAGGCCCCCACAGCTGAGCTTTCAGAGCAGAGCTCTTCTCTTCTGAAAACAGATTTGGTGAAAGAAGTGACCCGTTCAGTTGAGGAAGCGCAGCTGGCTCAGGAAGAAGCTGCTCTGAAAGGAGTGCGGGAAGAGTTACAAGAATACTGCCAGTCCCAGGGACAGAGTCTCTACCAGCTGCTGGAGGAAGTCAGGAACCTGGCTTTATCGGATGTGTCTGCTGCCTAA